The genomic window GTTTCTTGAAGATGTCTACATGATGGAATCAAAAAACCAAGAGGTATCAATGTATATACGTCTGCTGGTAAAAGAGATTCTATCTGGTATGTTTATGTATACAAACGATGTGCCAAAGAACCTTGAAAAAGTGGAATATTACCATCCATACATACTTATAAGAGGTAAACTTCATATGGGCTTTGACAATCAGAGAAGAAAGAGTGCAAAGGATTATTTAGAAAAGGTTAAGGCTAAACTTATGGAGCATAACGAGGATAAGACAAGGGAAATAGAAGAGTTTCTAAACGTTATTGCACCTAAGGAGGTATACGAGACCATCTTTCTTATACCAGTTTACTCTTGGGTTTTTACAAAGTATGTTTTGGGCGAGCAGGGAGACGAGTACCTTAGGTTTAATATCTCAGGTAGGGTGGGCAGAGGTGGTGCGGTGGTGCTTGGTGCAAACATGGAAATAACCACGAGCTGTAAGAACATAATAGGTAGAAAGGAATACGCGGTTATTCCTCTTGGAGAGGACTATCCTTACAGAGAGGTTCTAAGTGGACGCTTTGCCAAGTTTCCTATAGAATTTATTTACAAACTTCTTGTGGAGGGGTAAGCGGTGGAGAAGGAACTGCTTGGAAGACAGTGGGACGATAGGATGGATGCCTTTTCTAACGGTGAGTTTATAAGCAGAAATTTTGTCTGTGCGGGGCTTTTCTACAATGGAAACTCGCAATACTTGGACAATATGGCAAAATTGGCTAAGAAGCTCATAGATAGGCAGAAGGTGGACGGAGAGCTCAAGGGATTTTTGGAAAATCTAAACTACAAAGTTTCTGGGAATGCCATATATAGCAGGCAAGTGGTTAACAGATGGGTAAACCTGTTTAAGGTTGTGAAGTCTGACCAAAAGGTAGGTTTTTATAGGAAGAGTGCGAATGAGAGGTTTGACGTTGCAGAGCTGGACTTGGGAAATCCTTCCGATATTCAACACTATGCAGGTATTATCTTTTTGAGAATAAGAGGCTATGAGGATCAAGAGCTTTCTGAAGAGCTAAAGTATGACCTAAGACAAGAGCTCTTGGAGGAGTGGCTTGAGGTTGCGGAAGACCGATGGGTAAGGGAGTATCTTAAAAGGGTTAAAGAAATCTTAGAGGACATCAAGCGTGGGGTATATGGTTCACACTATCGCTTTCCCTTCTCTACTTTAGCTTACTATCTTTTTCCTGTAAACTTTGACCGTTTTGAAAACGTTATACTCGTCTCAAGCGTTAGTATGTATAACAGAAGACCAGATACCAAGCAAAACCTTTGGCAGGAACTACAAAAGACTAAAGACTTTGAAGACTTAAAAGGACACTTGGAGAGCAAGGGTAAAAGTCTAAGGGACTTGGAAGAGCTTTTAGACCAAGCCTTTAAAGAGGAGAACTTAGCTAGGCTTCGCAAGGATTGGTTGAAGTTTATTAAAAAGGTGCTAAACGGAGGAATAGAAAGTAGAAGACTTGTGGGTGCTTTTCTTAAGAAGAGGGATAGAGGCAAGAAAACCTCTGTGAGCTACGGCTATTACGAAGTGCCAGCAAGGAACTTGGAGCTTTTCCTTTTCTACGAGGATGGAATAGAAAACAGGTATATAGAGCTTTTAAAGGATAGACTAGCTAAATTTAAATACGCTGGGGATGTGAAAATTAGTGTGAAGAATGAAAAACCAATACCAATACATTCACTTTTTGGAGGAGAGGAATATTTCAGAATTCTAAAGGGCTTGGAAGGTGGTTCAAAGGAGCTAAGACACGAGGAATCTGTGAAACTTCTATATGCCCTTGCTTATTTTACCGCAAGGTTAAACGGATTTTTAAGGTTAAGTATGGAGCAGAAGGAAAAGCTTATAGGAGCACTTTTGCTTTTGAATACAAACCTTGAAAGAGACCAAAGGTATGACTTTTGGGATAGTATTAGCTTTTTGTATGACTACTACGGAGTGCCCTTTCAAACCGTAACAAAACGTTTTCTTTCTATACTTGAAAATGGTAAAGGAAGTTCAAACGCAATCAAAAACATGCTTATAAGCCTCTACAAGGACACAAAGATACTTCACTTTAACTTTGATGGCTTTAAACTTCCAGAAGAGGTTGTGGTCTACGTTATACTTGAAAAGCCATCACCACGGTTCTTCTATGAAAAAAGCGAAATGTCCTTAGTTTCCGCAAGTAGACACTACATGTATGAGGTTTACACTATTAAATCAAAGGGTAATGAGGCAAGTATTGAGCTTGAGGATAAGTTTTTTGTGATGTGCGATTATTTTGGAGACGATGTGGATAGATTGAAGGAGTACATAAAGCAGAGGATAGAGGACAAAAGAAGCAGGTTCTGTTTTATCAGTGCATTAAAGGATGGATATGCAAAGGTTCTTTATGAGGATATGTGTAGCTACAGCGATTTTGAAAGGAAAGCCCTTTTTATAAGATACAAGGAACTAAAGACCGCATACGTTTCTCAGAGGGCGGACAATGACTGCCTTGTTATATACACTCAGCAGTTTAATGAGCTTGCAAAAACTCTGGGTATAAGGCTTGATGAGGACGCAGCGGCCATAGCCATAAAACCTGCCAGACCTTCAAGGGAATTTGAAGACATATATCATCCTGCCCTGCAGGTCTTTTACACCGAGAAAATAGGGTGGTCATCTGATGAGGTTTACTCTCAACAGCACAACCTTTTCCTCTTTACCCTTATCGCCCTTTCCATGTATGAAAGCGAAGCCTTTCAAGTGCCTTACAGCAAGCTAAGTCTATACTCAAAGGAAAGGAATATCTATCTGAATATAAACCGTCAAACAAACGAGGGGCTTAAAAGCTCCTACAGGTTTCCCTTAAGAACTCTCTTGTATGAATTGGTGGAATTCTTCAGACATCTCCCTGGCGATAAGGAAGTGAGTTAAAATATATATTATTCCCATGGAACTCATAAGCATAGAAGACTTTCTAAAATTAGACATAAGGCTTGCGAAGGTTCTTTCTGCGGAGAGGGTAGAAGGCTCGGAAAAACTTCTAAAGCTGAGGGTTTCTCTTGGAGAAGAGGAGAGGACGCTGATGGCTGGTATAGCAAAGCACTATAGCCCAGAGGAGTTGGTGGGTAAGAAGGTGCTAATGCTGGCAAACCTAAAGCCAAGAAAGATATTTGGCGTGGAGTCTCAGGGTATGGTGCTGGCACTCTCTGATGGAGAAAACCTATCTGTGATTGTTCCAGATAGAGATATAAAAGAGGGTGCAAAGGCAAGTTAAAGTATGAGGTTCATAGAGCCTATAAAAGGACTTGAGCTTGAGTTTGCCATTATACCTTCTGAAAAGATATTGATACCCTCTATTCAACGTGAGCTTTCGGATATGCACATAAAGAGACTTATGGAATCCATGGAAAAGGTGGGTTTTGTAGAACCCATATCGGTAGTTCCTACAGAAGATGGTTATTATGAAGTTATAAACGGACAACACAGGGTTGAGGCTGGTAGACAGCTTGGCATGAAGGAGTTCCCAGCCATAATATTGCCACCCTCTGCCAAGGACTACATAATAGCCCTAAACATAGAAAAGGTTCCTTCCTTAAAGGACAAAGCCCATCAGGCTTATGAGATATTTATGTCCTATCTCCAAAGGGACCCAAACCTTTCCGAATACCGTTTAGAAAGGTTCATAGAGGATGCCCATTTAATTACAGTGGGCTTTGTGGTAGACAGATATGAAGACAAGAAGTTTCCTGGCTACGCCTTTGAAAAAGTTCTCAAAAAAGTGGACGCCTTTCTGGAAAAGCCTTTGAGCGAAGCGGAAAAGGAAAGGGAAGAAAGAGCTAAGATCCTTCTCAAAGCAAAAGAGGTTTTAAACAAAAGATACGAAGAACTTGGATTAAAAAACGCACTTCAAAAAGAGGCTATAGTCTCAAAAGCTTTTCAGAGTGTTTATGGAAAGTATGTGAGAATGTTAAGTGAAGACTTTTACCAGGTTTTTGAAAAACTCATCCCTGCAATAGAAAGCGTTAGCTTTGAAGAGGGAGAGCTTGAAGAGTTTTAGTTTGGTGGAGGCGGCGGGAATCGAACCCGCGTCCGAGAACCTTCAGAACCCAGAGCCTCTACAGGCTTAGCCAGCGTTTTACTTCTGACCTCTTGGGCGTCCACTGGCAAACTCCCAAGAGGCGAGCAGGGAAGTTTTTCGGTGTGAGCCAGCCCTGCACCAGCTCGCACCTACACCCCTGTCTCTAAGCCCTGTCAACCACCCAGGGGCACAGCGGTTGCAGAGCCACTGCCTTCAGTTAGGCAGCGAGAGCGAGTTCCCTTTCGGGAAGTGTTTTTAGTGGCTCTTTAGGTTGCCACCCTGCCTGCAACCCTGTCCTACGGTTCCCGTCGAACCCATTCGCCCCCTAAGGGAACTATGTAAAATATAAATAAACATGCCAAAGCTGTCAAGGAAAGTAAAAGATGTAAGAAAAAAGCTCAGACTAAAAAAGAAGAAAGAAAAGCAGTTGATAGACTTCTATCAGAGCAGGTTAATAGAATCTCTAAAGGAGCTGAGAATACCCCTTCTTTTGCTCCATTTTCCCTTAGCATAGGCACACTGGGATATATGGTGCTATCTGATGGTAACTTCATAGACTCCATATATATGACCGTTATAACCATAGGAACGATAGGCTTTGGAGAAATAGCTAAGGGAACAGACACTCCAGTAGGCAGAATATTCACCACCTTTCTCGCCCTAATGGGTATAGGCGTATTTACTACATCAGTGACGGTAATTGTCAGGCTCTTCCTTGTGGGCGATGTGCTAAACCTAATAAAATACATAAGGATGCTCACAGATATTGAAAAGTTAAAAGACCACGCCATAGTGTGTGGATATAACAAAACATCTGCATGGCTTGCGGAGGCTCTGCGTAAAAGGAAAATTGACTTTGTGGTTATAGACGCAAGGGAGGAAGCCTTAAAGTATCTACAGCTACACAACATAAGGTATTTCATAACAGAGGAGCCTTTTAAAAAGACCGCTCTTAACTCTGCAGGGATACATAGGGCAAAGTATCTTATTGCCAACATGGAGGATGAGGCAAAAAACATAGCGGTTATTGCCACTGCAAGACTTCTCGTGCCTGATAAGAATAAGCTATTTATATATTCTACCGCACCCACTGACGGCACAGCCCAGAAGTTGGAAGAGCTTGGTGCCAACAAGGTTATAGTTCCAGACAAGCTAATAGCCAATAGGATATTCTCTTATATGCTACACGAGGCTGGAGGTTATGTTTCCGACCTCTTTGACAGGATAGCTTACG from Hydrogenobacter sp. T-8 includes these protein-coding regions:
- the metG gene encoding methionine--tRNA ligase subunit beta, with protein sequence MELISIEDFLKLDIRLAKVLSAERVEGSEKLLKLRVSLGEEERTLMAGIAKHYSPEELVGKKVLMLANLKPRKIFGVESQGMVLALSDGENLSVIVPDRDIKEGAKAS
- a CDS encoding ParB/RepB/Spo0J family partition protein; translation: MRFIEPIKGLELEFAIIPSEKILIPSIQRELSDMHIKRLMESMEKVGFVEPISVVPTEDGYYEVINGQHRVEAGRQLGMKEFPAIILPPSAKDYIIALNIEKVPSLKDKAHQAYEIFMSYLQRDPNLSEYRLERFIEDAHLITVGFVVDRYEDKKFPGYAFEKVLKKVDAFLEKPLSEAEKEREERAKILLKAKEVLNKRYEELGLKNALQKEAIVSKAFQSVYGKYVRMLSEDFYQVFEKLIPAIESVSFEEGELEEF
- a CDS encoding potassium channel family protein — translated: MVLSDGNFIDSIYMTVITIGTIGFGEIAKGTDTPVGRIFTTFLALMGIGVFTTSVTVIVRLFLVGDVLNLIKYIRMLTDIEKLKDHAIVCGYNKTSAWLAEALRKRKIDFVVIDAREEALKYLQLHNIRYFITEEPFKKTALNSAGIHRAKYLIANMEDEAKNIAVIATARLLVPDKNKLFIYSTAPTDGTAQKLEELGANKVIVPDKLIANRIFSYMLHEAGGYVSDLFDRIAYGEEADLEIVELFVQSGSSLVGKKLKEIDLRRVYGVTVIGIRRSDGSLDLTVSGDTQIEEGDTLLLLGKPSNIRKAMDFYKEVLI